The following proteins come from a genomic window of Theileria equi strain WA chromosome 2 map unlocalized gcontig_1105316255037, whole genome shotgun sequence:
- a CDS encoding DNA repair protein rad10, putative (encoded by transcript BEWA_042090A) encodes MPNFNIRNDDHLIISPRQRRNPLVKCFRNITFVESDIPADFMISPEISVLFLSLKYHRLHSNYIIERIKSIRQHKIPNLFILCQVDIAEFANILNQLTVHTFTYGYKILLSWNCHESAAVIEILKLNYYKGIEILNKKETKTHFETVCDMISSVRSINSSDASLICRKFKTLKEIVHLGEDEIYSIPGCGEKKVKALTAAFKNSFY; translated from the exons ATGCCAAACTTCAACATAAGAAATGATGATCACTTGATCATCTCTCCCAGACAAAGGAGGAACCCTCTAGTAAA GTGTTTTAGAAACATAACTTTTGTGGAGAGTGATATACCTGCAGATTTCATGATATCTCCGGAAATATCTGTCCTCTTCCTCTCTCTAAAATATCACAGGCTACATAGCAACTACATCATTGAGAGGATAAAGTCAATACGCCAACACAAAATTCCAAACTTGTTTATCCTATGTCAAGTCGATATTGCAGAATTTGCAAACATCTTGA ATCAGCTAACCGTACACACATTCACGTATGGATACAAGATACTTTTGAGTTGGAACTGCCATGAAAGCGCAGCTGTAATAGAGATACTAAAATTAAATTACTACAAAGGAATCGAAATACTGAACAAAAAGGAAACGAAAACGCATTTTGAAACCGTCTGTGACATGATTTCAAGCGTCAGAAGCATCAACTCCAGTGATGCATCTCTCATTTGCAGAAAGTTTAAAACTCTAAAAGAGATTGTACACTTGGGAGAAGACGAAATATACTCGATACCAG GTTGCGGAGAAAAAAAGGTAAAAGCCCTAACTGCGGCATTCAAAAACAGCTTCTACTAG
- a CDS encoding signal peptide containing protein (encoded by transcript BEWA_042100A), translated as MQSLDSSSTVIPPDQDNTVKIKHGYTPPIIIMLPEDPTPREKWEYAVTLKCLGQNNFDVFTNVHNTRMAKMMAIKGNTVEEIQEEIKETEKEIKDVQSDLESAKNADVGDQNSFKGKTKLLHKQHNIRLVTRELDILNVKLQRLQKRYKSAILFGRHGSKVTDKKSESNDDEDEEKENDDDYQEREGNDDEEEGEGDEEE; from the exons atgcagaGCTTGGACTCTTCGTCTACAGTGATCCCCCCTGATCAAG ATAATACTGTAAAGATAAAGCATGGATACACACCCCCAATTATTATTATGCTTCCTGAAGATCCAACACCCAG AGAAAAATGGGAGTATGCCGTGACCCTCAAGTGTCTGGGTCAGAATAATTTTGACGTCTTCACCAACGTACACAACACCCGAATGGCTAAAATGATGG CCATAAAGGGGAATACTGTTGAGGAGATTCAAGAAGAGATAAAGGAAACGGAAAAGGAGATTAAAGAT GTACAATCGGATTTGGAGTCCGCGAAAAATGCGGATGTTGGAGACCAGAATAGTTTCAAGGGGAAAACAAAGCTCCTTCACAAACAACACAACATTAGGCTTGTGACAAGGGAGCTTGACATACTAAATGTAAAGCTACAGAGGCTGCAAAAGAGATATAAAAGTGCCATTTTGTTTGGGAGACATGGTAGCAAGGTGACTGATAAGAAAAGCGAAAGCAATGAcgatgaagatgaagaaaaagaaaacGACGATGATTACCAAGAAAGAGAAGGTAATGATGACGAAGAGGAAGGAGAGggggatgaagaagagtaa
- a CDS encoding conserved hypothetical protein (encoded by transcript BEWA_042110A): MDEKTTYDIDKLLENPVHFINEHFPDEYSLCGIDSLISELNEELEHQDKQLIKMFEEKAVTGQLAHEKFEHLQFATNELMLQINELQEQSKRGESSLKILSSDIRALHNAKINICDTILALKRLIMLSNTLDDLSETAKSRNYKETSGYIVILRELRELVDPLKNAPPVAKLIQKCDSLFEKLEEQLIEDLETALGLKMSELMDDNLPEINNMCVCADALGDSVRKHISQKFSSKLSQDYQNMFYLAFDLKTTDGINHRFSWIRRSINDFDDKYGESMPSSWGIQVSSTWLCMKKLRDQLGDILRESHQTLGANSVLSSLLRCKEFEEELDCRLSQYTNENAQSPESAPIEFPEALQLNSKVTEKKIHKPFKGILSRCFESYLGPWIASEEVQLMDLLARILVDDTKDSAIMMVLFSAKELFSAINTRFQATISISCEQTLFEMFLVFKRLIGKYQQYLKERAEKLQKNTDLKLFTKLSGYVIATCDYCLESIDGLSDEICEIIASAYVELVNFSVEKEKLTATKADAFKCLVDKMCQFSHNTDEIVEIYGPSDELLRNEQQVLESIKHSKEHLPSTYLLHIVNKVPRSLMVHFKEILFSLNTVSDVLGQQLLLDAYELRKFLLEDIKQSVENLPAGYVQNVTSEMDKLQSLTKVLNTLEHNTEAYHALLIENGGSCTRDELDLILKIKKV, translated from the exons ATGGATGAAAAAACAACGTACGATATAGACAAATTACTGGAAAATCCAGTTCATTTCATCAATGAACACTTTCCAGATGAATACAGTCTTTGTGGAATTGATTCTTTAATATCGGAACTTAATGAGGAATTGGAACACCAAGACAAACAActaattaaaatgtttgaaGAGAAGGCAGTAACTGGTCAGTTGGCTCATGAGAAATTTGAACACCTTCAATTTGCAACAAACGAACTAATGTTACAAATTAATGAATTACAAGAACAGAGCAAAAGAGGAGAAAGCTctctaaaaattttgaGTTCAGATATTAGGGCCCTTCACAATGCAAAAATTAACATTTGTGATACTATACTCGCATTAAAGAGGCTTATAATGTTGTCTAATACGTTAGATGATCTGAGTGAAACTGCTAAAAGTAGAAATTATAAAGAGACCAGCGGCTATATTGTAATTTTGCGAGAGTTACGTGAACTGGTGGACCCTCTTAAAAACGCTCCTCCGGTAGCAAAATTGAtacaaaaatgtgataGCTTatttgagaaactagagGAACAACTAATTGAAGATTTGGAAACCGCCCTAGGCCTAAAGATGTCAGAGTTAATGGATGACAATCTACCAGAAATAAATAACATGTGCGTCTGCGCAGATGCACTGGGAGATTCCGTTCGTAAACATATATCTCAGAAATTTTCTTCAAAATTATCGCAAGATTACCAAAATATGTTCTATTTGGCATTTGATTTGAAAACAACCGATGGGATAAATCACAGATTCTCTTGGATCAGGAGATCCATCAAtgattttgatgataaatatgGTGAATCAATGCCTTCAAGCTGGGGAATACAGGTCTCTTCGACATGGCTATGCATGAAAAAGCTTAGAGATCAGCTTGGAGATATCCTCAGAGAATCCCACCAAACCTTGGGAGCAAATAGTGTTCTTTCTTCTCTGTTACGTTGCAAAGAATTTGAAGAGGAACTTGACTGTAGATTATCGCAATATACTAATGAAAATGCTCAAAGCCCTGAAAGTGCTCCTATAGAATTTCCTGAGGCCTTACAACTAAATTCAAAGGTTACTGAAAAAAAAATTCATAAACCATTCAAGGGGATATTGAGTAGATGTTTTGAGAGTTACCTAGGACCTTGGATAGCGAGTGAGGAGGTGCAACTCATGGATCTCCTTGCAAGAATATTAGTGGATGATACAAAGGATTCTGCAATAATGATGGTCCTATTCTCCGCTAAAGAATTGTTTTCTGCTATAAATACACGTTTTCAGGCAACTATCTCAATAAGTTGTGAACAAACGTTGTTCGAAATGTTTTTGGTTTTTAAAAGGCTCATTGGAAAGTATCAACAGTACTTGAAGGAAAGAGCTGAAAAGTTGCAAAAGAATACAGATTTGAAATTATTTACAAAGCTTTCTGGTTACGTAATTGCAACCTGTGACTATTGTCTGGAAAGTATAGATGGACTTTCCGACGAAATTTGTGAAATTATCGCGTCTGCATATGTAGAGCTCGTTAACTTCTCTGTGGAGAAAG AAAAACTTACCGCAACAAAGGCCGATGCATTCAAATGTTTAGTGGATAAAATGTGTCAATTTTCACACAATACCGATGAAATCGTTGAAATCTATGGGCCAAGTGACGAATTGCTTAGAAATGAACAGCAGGTTCTAGAGTCTATAAAACACTCAAAGGAGCATCTTCCCAGTACATACCTGCTCCACATTGTAAACAAGGTTCCTAGATCGCTAATGGTACACTTTAAGGAAATCCTCTTTTCGTTAAATACCGTTAGTGACGTTCTAGGTCAGCAATTGCTTCTGGATGCATACGAGCTCAGAAAGTTTTTGCTGGAAGATATAAAGCAATCAGTGGAGAACCTACCGGCAGGATATGTGCAGAATGTAACTTCAGAAATGGACAAGCTTCAAAGTCTCACAAAGGTACTCAATACTCTAGAGCACAATACCGAAGCCTATCATG CTCTGTTGAttgaaaatggaggatCATGCACAAGGGATGAACTCGatttgattttaaaaattaaaaaggtCTAA
- a CDS encoding uncharacterized protein (encoded by transcript BEWA_042120A) has product MEFEVSREKFQRDVVLKDRLRRGALILLSISIISSCIVIYEIYRGRGLKERATVSSLFCTFGTFILAFSVLHIIHNAKEYKFGVRRIVFDYLLASMLLYTICLYIH; this is encoded by the coding sequence ATGGAGTTTGAAGTTTCCCGGGAGAAATTTCAGCGTGATGTCGTTTTAAAGGATCGCTTAAGACGTGGAGCTCTAATACTGCTATCAATATCCATAATATCCAGCTGTATTGTAATATACGAGATCTATAGAGGACGTGGACTAAAGGAAAGGGCAACGGTATCATCGCTATTCTGTACATTTGGGACCTTTATACTCGCATTCTCAGTGCTACACATAATCCATAATGCGAAGgaatacaaatttggaGTAAGAAGGATCGTTTTTGACTATCTGCTTGCAAGTATGCTCTTGTATACCATCTGTTTGTACATTCACTAG
- a CDS encoding alanyl-tRNA synthetase, putative (encoded by transcript BEWA_042130A) has protein sequence MKNSSWVRSEFIKYFEKKGHVHWPSASVLPCNDPTLLFVNAGMNQFKDIIMGKSDESTEFGRLRRVANSQKCIRAGGKHNDLDDVGHDCYHNTFFEMLGNWSFGDYFKKEAIEYAFELLTTVYGLDKDRLYVTYFGGDPKISCPPDDEARKIWMQYLPEERILPFGLKDNFWEMADVGPCGPCSEIHYDHVGNRDAASLVNADDPQVVEIWNLVFMQYNRKSDGTLEPLPRPCVDTGMGLERLCAVLLGSSSNYDADVLSTVMNVIHEKVPGLPAYSGSLNIVDTAYRVVADHVRCLTIAIADGVYPSNDGRGYVLRRILRRAVRYAREHLGVDGPFLHTLVDSLVNTYGDAYKEVVENKDIVKSIIHEEEELFLKTLDKGRERFRRMIKQAQQASPDGSTSGQAIVSAQDAFLLYSSYGFPLDLTVLMAKEYGVGVDTDGFKEELKKHQEKSDRRVNKDDAFANLLESLSADKLDVISKHCNGVLTDDSAKYQWSSEDPKEQIFDAKVLAIWTEGGLQDVQDADVFALVTDVTPFYAEGGGQIYDEGFIDTCQVHKVYKMSGLVFHFCTAGDTPIHAGSTVKMRVDYDRRVKVACNHTCTHLLNFVLRDINKDTKQRGSQLDAEKLKFDFNGSGALSEDVLQEIERKLANFISKELEVVTKSIPYKEALEISGIRANFDEKYPEIVRVVSVGKDDGLSTSIEVCGGTHLGNTKTIQSAYVIGEEGISKGVRRLTLVTNAQSATAASNLKHFETSLDNLVGSLKDIKMGGDTSLAFMNANENMKQLTALRAIVQDEKLVPLVGKRKLLSKFEQVIDEQVFAIKAHQKRLANLAKSLASDYIEEIKTSNFESCEYTEGDPSVVRFFVNELEGDLKSVNMMVQTMSKAFPKYAFVATSVHESAICCRCMSPDQKFNALEAANSIAKELGCFPENMEPAKGSATNAMWTLDKTCA, from the coding sequence atgaagaatAGTTCCTGGGTGCGCAGTGAATTCATcaaatactttgagaaaaaaGGTCATGTGCACTGGCCAAGTGCCTCTGTTTTGCCTTGCAATGATCCGACTCTACTCTTTGTAAACGCTGGTATGAACCAGTTCAAAGATATTATAATGGGAAAGAGTGACGAGAGTACTGAATTTGGTAGACTAAGGAGGGTTGCCAACAGTCAAAAATGCATCAGAGCAGGTGGTAAACATAATGACTTAGACGATGTAGGTCATGATTGCTACCATAAcacattctttgaaatgttGGGAAACTGGAGTTTCGGCGACTATTTCAAAAAGGAAGCTATTGAGTACGCATTTGAGCTCCTCACCACCGTTTATGGGCTAGACAAGGATAGACTCTATGTAACATATTTTGGTGGTGACCCAAAGATATCTTGCCCACCTGATGATGAGGCAAGGAAGATTTGGATGCAATACCTTCCTGAAGAGAGAATCCTTCCATTTGGCTTGAAGGATAACTTTTGGGAAATGGCTGACGTTGGTCCCTGCGGACCATGTTCTGAGATCCATTATGATCACGTTGGAAATAGAGATGCTGCTTCTCTCGTAAATGCTGATGATCCTCAAGTTGTTGAGATATGGAACCTTGTGTTTATGCAATACAACAGGAAGAGCGATGGTACCCTGGAGCCATTACCGCGCCCATGCGTAGATACAGGAATGGGTTTGGAAAGACTTTGTGCCGTACTATTAGGGAGCAGCAGCAACTACGATGCAGATGTCTTATCTACTGTTATGAATGTTATACATGAGAAGGTACCAGGCTTACCAGCATATTCTGGTTCCTTGAATATTGTGGACACCGCATATAGAGTTGTTGCCGACCACGTTAGATGTTTGACCATTGCAATTGCAGATGGAGTTTATCCTTCCAATGATGGAAGAGGTTATGTGCTGAGAAGAATACTTAGGAGAGCTGTAAGGTATGCAAGGGAACATTTGGGTGTGGATGGACCATTTTTGCATACATTGGTAGATTCCCTCGTTAACACATATGGCGACGCATACAAAGAGGTTGTAGAAAATAAGGACATAGTAAAGAGTATAATCcatgaggaagaagaactCTTCCTTAAAACCCTTGATAAAGGAAGAGAGAGATTCCGCAGAATGATTAAACAAGCACAGCAAGCATCTCCTGACGGTAGCACCAGCGGACAAGCTATAGTTAGTGCTCAGGATGCATTCTTACTTTATAGTTCTTATGGGTTTCCACTGGATTTAACCGTTTTGATGGCAAAAGAGTATGGAGTTGGTGTAGACACTGACGGATTTAAAGAGGAACTCAAAAAGCACCAAGAAAAATCAGACAGAAGAGTAAACAAAGATGATgcatttgcaaatttacTTGAATCATTATCTGCAGATAAATTGGATGTTATATCTAAGCATTGCAATGGAGTTCTTACAGATGATTCCGCAAAATACCAATGGTCCTCTGAGGATCCAAAGGAGCAGATTTTTGATGCAAAGGTTCTTGCAATTTGGACCGAAGGCGGCCTTCAAGACGTGCAAGATGCAGATGTATTTGCGTTAGTTACCGATGTTACTCCGTTTTATGCCGAGGGAGGTGGACAAATCTATGACGAAGGTTTTATAGATACATGCCAAGTTCACAAAGTGTACAAAATGAGCGGCCTAgtcttccatttttgtaCTGCAGGTGATACCCCAATACATGCAGGATCAACTGTAAAAATGCGCGTGGACTATGATAGGAGAGTAAAGGTGGCATGTAATCACACCTGTACCCATTTGTTAAACTTTGTTCTTCGTGATATAAACAAGGACACCAAGCAAAGAGGGTCACAATTAGATGCAGAGAAATTGAAATTTGATTTCAATGGTTCAGGAGCTCTAAGCGAGGATGTTTTGCAGGAAATTGAACGAAAACTCGCTAATTTTATCTCCAAAGAACTAGAAGTTGTAACAAAATCAATTCCTTATAAGGAAGCTCTTGAGATATCTGGAATCAGAGccaattttgatgaaaaatacCCAGAGATTGTACGTGTAGTATCGGTTGGAAAAGATGATGGACTTTCTACATCAATTGAAGTTTGTGGTGGTACACATCTCGGAAATACGAAAACCATACAGAGTGCTTATGTAATTGGAGAAGAGGGTATATCAAAGGGTGTACGCAGATTAACTCTTGTGACAAATGCACAGAGCGCAACTGCAGCCTCTAATCTAAAACATTTTGAGACATCCCTGGACAACTTGGTTGGTTCATTAAAAGATATTAAAATGGGAGGTGATACGAGTTTAGCATTTATGAATGCAAATGAGAATATGAAACAATTAACTGCACTAAGAGCAATAGTTCAGGATGAGAAGTTGGTTCCCCTTGTAGGAAAAAGAAAACTTTTGAGCAAATTTGAGCAGGTTATAGACGAACAAGTTTTTGCCATAAAAGCCCATCAAAAGAGACTTGCAAATCTTGCAAAAAGTTTGGCATCAGATTACATTGAAGAAATCAAAACCTCTAATTTTGAATCTTGTGAATACACAGAGGGTGATCCTTCAGTTGTAAGGTTCTTTGTTAATGAGTTGGAAGGTGATTTGAAATCTGTGAATATGATGGTTCAGACCATGTCAAAAGCATTCCCAAAATACGCATTTGTAGCTACTAGTGTTCATGAGTCTGCAATTTGTTGTAGATGCATGTCTCCTGACCAAAAATTCAACGCTTTAGAGGCGGCAAATTCAATCGCAAAGGAACTTGGATGTTTCCCAGAGAATATGGAACCCGCAAAAGGGTCAGCTACAAATGCAATGTGGACATTGGACAAGACATGTGCTTGA
- a CDS encoding conserved hypothetical protein (encoded by transcript BEWA_042140A), translated as MQVSSSVSDETIGGFDLYQFDKPCKSICSLSASDTNIHRFALGTSEYSTDNTLTLVDFDESSRNFTQIAQSKNLPPVEHLIPFGKGVNSEILVVFRDTKERESYLSLLKVDLEDSLGSFETLVKLDSTFRNVKRISYDPYSGEFGRFCVISRESLCLFKESEESFEEIFRINTDSKLRYSGSYHAGAFDPHHSDLFGISIDNCFEIIDFRQKLTDRITLKGSAPHKGAILDLKFNPNVPNEVITVGEDTRVYSWDLRATLEPTVFDSGHNHWIQEIHYNTFHDQLLLTCGATGIFLHTRNESLNRVYHNPQASVCTCWSEGDAWHYGSIVSRGLLVESVPKDIKFKLL; from the exons ATGCAGGTTTCCAGTTCAGTTAGTGATGAAACAATAGGTGGTTTTGACTTATACCAGTTTGATAAACCTTGCAAGTCGATTTGTAGCTTATCCGCTTCTGATACGAATATCCATCGATTTGCCCTTGGTACTTCTGAGTATTCTACAGATAATACG CTTACACTCGTCGATTTTGACGAATCTAGCAGGAATTTCACTCAGATTGCACAGTCAAAGAACCTTCCACCTGTTGAACACCTAATTCCCTTTGGCAAAGGGGTTAACAGTGAGATACTTGTTGTTTTTCGTGACACCAAAGAAAGAG agAGTTATCTTTCTTTACTCAAGGTTGATCTTGAAGATTCTCTCGGGAGTTTTGAGACACTAGTAAAGCtagattctacatttaGAAACGTAAAGAG GATATCTTATGATCCTTATTCCGGAGAATTTGGTAGATTTTGCGTAATTTCAAGAGAATCACTATGTTTATTTAAAGAAAGTGAAGAGTCTTTTGAGGAAATATTTAGGATAAATACAGATTCAAAACTTAGATATTCGGGTTCATATCACGCAGGAGCATTTGATCCACATCATTCGGATTTATTTGGAATAAGTATAGACAATTGTTTTGAAATTATAGATTTTAGACAGAAACTAACTGACAGAATCACCCTAAAAGGATCAGCTCCTCACAAGGGTGCAATCTTGGACTTGAAGTTCAACCCAAATGTACCAAATGAGGTAATAACTGTTGGAGAAGACACTAGGGTTTATAGCTGGGATTTAAGAGCCACACTTGAACCGACTGTTTTTGATAGTGGTCACAATCATTGGATACAGGAGATACATTATAACACATTTCATGACCAACTACTCTTGACTTGTGGAGCTACTGGAATTTTCTTACATACGAGGAATGAATCCTTAAATAGAGTATACCATAATCCACAGGCATCAGTTTGCACATGCTGGAGTGAAGGAGATGCTTGGCACTATGGAAGCATAGTTTCAAGAGGACTTTTAGTTGAATCAGTTCCAAAAGATATAAAATTTAAACTGTTATAG
- a CDS encoding conserved hypothetical protein (encoded by transcript BEWA_042150A): MYILRCPFALIYINSLLSANTSTFAFLRNSNISTLKCLNQRFLKETKPFVSNGIDSSIPIYRGLRCRLYSNASNTFYDNVTSISDKIRSDSIILKEQEKGNTQIYKQLLQDCGKNFTHLVNYSKELNVVFKKAAFIGATEFDSKYHNPEVFGSILHFRGFEYAESLCLVFSSAMFPLIPSPAANYINANERTLSYFERIMSGISGLRVKKIHCPYPFRNILSIEFVDAQSITGSGNTPAYEILIICDRVNKLLLLESESQTILLTSECADEKEGLQFGVGKKFLLPEPKHIVPSKNDTFSLFNERFSTCQHMSLIKSMLKTYEGIDKTFVQQLAEKVEVDPLTHVSKIENLESFYNAFYSEVTTLSEISDDYIQTSATSTEMNVDKLQDGPKPQTHIENIYNLWGTFCPIYKHNRLAEKCDVLIKETIDRLTRIAAQCENDPQQAERFAKVSERINSIDAYKSLLDAMPKFRKADEFETLTSLYNEVTALGDLVNYKRLSRVNRKRAIEEKEDKVKKTKDVYKGILILRVNEREDSPMIIVGKNAKQNETVTHEIGTPGDLWLHVRDYPGGHILLRGYKNDENSIQMAADVASFVSKGKDCNNVQVCVAKIENVKKHPGAELGAVSVREYRVVTGHPKRGMRLIEMDKADKQAQTSQKN; the protein is encoded by the coding sequence ATGTACATATTGAGATGCCCATTCGCATTGATATATATCAATTCCTTATTATCTGCAAATACATCTACATTTGCCTTTTTACGCAATTCCAACATTTCAACCTTAAAATGTCTTAACCAAAGATTTTTGAAAGAAACAAAACCTTTTGTTTCTAATGGTATAGATAGCTCCATTCCCATTTACAGAGGTTTACGATGTAGGTTGTATTCAAATGCATCCAACACTTTTTATGACAATGTTACGTCTATATCAGACAAAATTAGGAGCGACTCTATCATTCTTAAGGAACAAGAAAAGGGTAATACTCAGATATATAAACAGCTCTTGCAAGATTGCGGAAAGAACTTTACTCACTTGGTGAATTACAGTAAAGAGTTGAACGTAGTATTTAAAAAGGCAGCATTTATTGGAGCTACAGAATTTGACTCCAAGTATCATAACCCAGAAGTTTTTGGTTCTATCTTGCATTTCAGAGGTTTTGAATATGCAGAGTCTCTTTGCCTTGTTTTTAGTTCTGCAATGTTTCCTTTGATTCCATCTCCGGCGGCAAATTATATAAATGCAAATGAAAGGACACTATCATATTTTGAACGTATTATGTCTGGCATTTCTGGACTTAGAGTTAAGAAAATACATTGTCCATATCCATTCAGGAATATTTTATCGATTGAATTTGTAGATGCCCAAAGTATAACCGGATCTGGGAATACCCCTGCATACGAAATTCTCATAATTTGTGATAGGGTAAACAAATTACTTTTGTTAGAATCAGAATCGCAAACAATATTACTCACATCGGAATGCGCAGATGAAAAAGAGGGATTGCAATTTGGGGTTGGAAAAAAGTTCCTTTTACCTGAACCTAAGCATATAGTCCCGAGTAAGAATGACACATTTTCGCTATTTAATGAAAGATTTTCAACATGCCAGCACATGAGCTTAATAAAGTCCATGCTAAAAACATATGAGGGTATAGACAAGACTTTTGTGCAACAATTAGCGGAAAAAGTTGAGGTGGATCCGCTAACACACGTTTCTAAAATTGAAAACCTAGAGAGCTTCTACAATGCGTTTTATAGTGAAGTTACAACTCTCAGTGAAATTTCAGATGACTATATACAAACTAGTGCAACATCTACTGAAATGAATGTGGACAAACTACAAGATGGACCAAAGCCACAGACGCACATTGAGAATATATACAATCTTTGGGGTACATTTTGTCCTATATATAAGCATAACAGGCTTGCAGAAAAGTGCGATGTACTCATTAAAGAAACCATTGATCGGTTAACACGTATAGCTGCTCAATGCGAGAATGACCCTCAGCAGGCTGAGAGATTTGCAAAGGTTTCAGAGAGGATTAATAGTATAGATGCATACAAAAGTCTATTGGATGCAATGCCCAAGTTTAGAAAGGCAGATGAATTTGAAACCTTAACTTCCTTGTACAATGAGGTTACCGCGTTAGGTGATCTAGTGAACTATAAGAGATTATCCAGAGTGAACAGGAAGAGAGCAATAGAGGaaaaagaggataaagtgaaaaaaacaaaagatgtATACAAAGGTATTCTTATTCTACGTGTTAACGAACGCGAAGATTCTCCCATGATAATCGTTggaaaaaatgcaaaacAAAATGAGACAGTAACTCATGAAATAGGAACGCCTGGGGACTTATGGCTGCATGTAAGGGATTATCCAGGAGGACATATCTTACTTAGAGGATACAAGAATGACGAAAATAGCATACAAATGGCTGCAGATGTTGCAAGCTTTGTTTCAAAGGGAAAGGACTGCAATAATGTGCAGGTATGTGTCGCCaaaattgaaaatgtaaaaaaaCATCCTGGAGCTGAACTTGGAGCTGTTTCGGTTCGAGAGTATAGAGTAGTAACTGGTCATCCAAAACGAGGAATGAGGCTAATAGAGATGGATAAGGCAGATAAGCAAGCACAAACTTCGCAAAAGAATTGA